One window from the genome of Hyphomonas neptunium ATCC 15444 encodes:
- a CDS encoding S41 family peptidase gives MRSLLTGTALGGVLGALTVGFAAMAWPQGQDAPAPPEDPRVATYQQIELFAEIFARAQRDYVVPIDEREAMESAINGMLTSLDPHSSYMDPEDFRSLQVQTSGEYGGLGIEVTMEDGFVKVISPIDDTPAERAGIQPGDYITEINGQPIIGQTLNDAVKEMRGEKGTEIEITILREGVDPFQVTLVRDVVQQKSVTWKKEANDIAYIRVSTFNERTGTLLEEAVEGINREIGARPKGIVLDLRNNGGGLLDEAVKVSDFFLSGGEVVSTQGRRPIDVERRNATKAEVFKDVPLVVLINGGSASASEIVAGALQDRGRALVVGTTSFGKGSVQSVIPLGADRGAIRLTTARYYTPSGRSIQALGIEPDIMITPVRLTEEELAKIQRFSEADLPHALANESGIERAKLRMPDEQPPEGFEGEDFQLDRALQLLQEGRASASRLAMQEDKAG, from the coding sequence ATGCGTTCATTGCTGACCGGAACAGCCCTGGGTGGAGTTCTGGGGGCGCTGACGGTGGGCTTCGCCGCGATGGCCTGGCCGCAAGGGCAGGACGCGCCCGCGCCGCCGGAAGATCCACGCGTCGCGACCTATCAGCAGATTGAACTGTTCGCGGAAATTTTCGCGCGCGCTCAGCGGGACTATGTAGTTCCCATTGATGAGCGCGAGGCGATGGAGTCCGCGATCAATGGCATGCTCACCTCCCTCGACCCGCATTCCAGCTATATGGACCCGGAAGATTTCCGCTCCCTTCAGGTGCAGACCTCGGGCGAATATGGCGGCCTTGGCATCGAAGTGACGATGGAAGACGGCTTCGTGAAAGTCATCTCCCCGATCGACGACACGCCTGCCGAGCGCGCTGGCATCCAGCCGGGCGACTATATCACCGAGATCAACGGCCAGCCCATCATCGGGCAGACGCTGAACGATGCCGTGAAGGAAATGCGCGGCGAAAAAGGCACCGAGATCGAAATCACGATCCTGCGCGAAGGCGTTGATCCATTCCAGGTCACGCTGGTGCGCGATGTGGTGCAGCAGAAATCCGTCACGTGGAAAAAAGAGGCAAACGACATTGCCTATATCCGCGTCTCCACCTTCAATGAGCGCACCGGCACACTTCTGGAAGAAGCGGTTGAAGGGATCAATCGCGAGATCGGCGCCCGGCCAAAGGGTATCGTTCTAGACCTGCGCAACAATGGCGGCGGTCTGCTGGATGAGGCCGTGAAAGTTTCGGACTTCTTCCTCTCGGGAGGAGAGGTCGTCTCGACCCAGGGGCGCCGGCCGATTGATGTTGAACGCCGCAACGCTACCAAGGCCGAAGTGTTCAAGGACGTCCCCCTCGTCGTGCTGATCAATGGCGGTTCGGCTTCGGCCTCCGAGATCGTCGCGGGCGCGTTGCAGGATCGGGGACGGGCACTCGTCGTCGGCACAACCAGCTTTGGCAAGGGGTCGGTTCAGTCCGTCATTCCGCTGGGCGCCGACCGCGGCGCGATCCGTCTGACCACGGCGCGCTACTACACGCCCTCGGGACGCTCGATTCAGGCGCTCGGTATCGAACCGGACATCATGATCACCCCGGTTCGCCTCACCGAGGAAGAACTGGCCAAGATCCAGCGCTTCTCAGAAGCTGATCTTCCACACGCCCTGGCCAACGAGTCCGGCATAGAGCGGGCCAAACTGCGCATGCCCGATGAGCAGCCGCCAGAAGGGTTTGAAGGGGAAGACTTCCAGCTCGACCGGGCGCTTCAGCTTTTGCAGGAGGGCCGGGCTTCCGCGTCGCGCCTGGCAATGCAGGAAGATAAAGCCGGTTAA
- the folE gene encoding GTP cyclohydrolase I FolE — MDAVTPKKDIPRPDSVRRPSQQEAEEAVRTLIAWAGDDPAREGLIDTPKRVVNAYKEWFEGYGEDPVKYLSRTFEDVQGYDDIVMLRNIEVESHCEHHIAPFIGKAFIAYKPSTAVVGISKLARVVEIFAKRLQTQETMTAQICDAITESLAPMGTAVFIEAEHQCMSTRGVHHKHVTTITTQFTGVFKSDADLRNRFLNMCGQTV; from the coding sequence ATGGACGCCGTTACTCCAAAAAAAGACATTCCGCGCCCGGATTCCGTGCGCCGCCCCTCTCAACAGGAAGCCGAAGAAGCCGTGCGCACGCTCATCGCGTGGGCAGGGGATGATCCGGCCCGTGAAGGCCTGATCGACACGCCCAAGCGCGTCGTCAACGCCTATAAAGAGTGGTTTGAAGGCTATGGCGAAGACCCGGTAAAATATCTCAGCCGGACCTTCGAGGATGTGCAGGGCTATGACGACATCGTCATGCTGCGCAACATCGAGGTGGAAAGCCATTGCGAGCACCATATCGCGCCCTTCATCGGCAAGGCGTTCATCGCCTATAAGCCGTCGACGGCGGTTGTGGGCATTTCAAAGCTTGCCCGCGTGGTCGAGATCTTCGCCAAGCGCCTGCAGACGCAGGAAACGATGACGGCGCAGATTTGCGATGCCATCACCGAAAGCCTAGCGCCAATGGGAACAGCCGTGTTCATCGAAGCCGAGCATCAGTGCATGTCCACCCGCGGCGTTCACCACAAGCATGTGACCACGATCACCACGCAGTTTACCGGCGTGTTCAAATCCGATGCGGATTTGCGCAACCGGTTCCTGAACATGTGCGGCCAGACGGTCTGA
- a CDS encoding alpha/beta hydrolase — protein sequence MGDLLMIHGVGCDGSAWDRMKPLFEAAGWTCHTPTLFPDRRVKENPPANLAELGLQDYIGAMQAEARRIAAATGSKPAVIGHSMGGLIAQALTEKGEVSKAVFLTPAQPKGCAVIGLSVAWTFFNVILSQDRKKSYKVWKTGFSYGVLNRVPKARHDEIYAGALYDSGKVYGDITDGIEIDETRITVPTLTIAASQDRATLAKAVRKVAAKYAASPVPGDFLEYPQNAHWIVDEPGTDLVVADIAAWLEKSSS from the coding sequence TTGGGCGATCTTCTGATGATTCACGGCGTCGGCTGTGACGGTTCGGCCTGGGACAGGATGAAGCCGCTGTTTGAGGCCGCTGGCTGGACCTGCCATACGCCAACACTTTTTCCGGATCGGCGTGTGAAGGAAAATCCGCCGGCCAACCTGGCTGAGCTGGGCCTTCAGGATTACATCGGCGCGATGCAGGCCGAGGCTCGCCGCATCGCCGCTGCCACAGGATCAAAACCCGCCGTAATCGGACATTCCATGGGCGGCCTCATCGCGCAGGCTCTGACGGAAAAGGGAGAAGTGTCCAAGGCGGTGTTCCTGACGCCCGCCCAGCCCAAGGGCTGCGCCGTGATCGGCCTGTCCGTCGCCTGGACCTTCTTCAATGTGATCCTCTCCCAGGACCGGAAGAAGTCATACAAGGTCTGGAAGACCGGCTTCAGCTACGGCGTGCTCAACCGTGTTCCAAAGGCGCGCCATGACGAAATTTATGCTGGCGCGCTCTATGATTCCGGAAAGGTCTATGGCGACATCACCGATGGCATAGAGATCGACGAAACACGAATTACAGTTCCTACGCTGACGATTGCGGCCTCGCAGGACCGCGCAACGCTCGCGAAGGCTGTGCGCAAGGTCGCGGCAAAATACGCAGCAAGTCCGGTGCCGGGAGATTTCCTCGAATATCCGCAGAACGCTCACTGGATTGTGGATGAACCTGGAACAGACCTGGTCGTTGCCGATATTGCGGCCTGGCTGGAGAAATCATCGTCATGA
- the yidD gene encoding membrane protein insertion efficiency factor YidD produces MRLRRRVAYALLAIYKHGPSQALQLFGARCQHTPTCSEFGAECVARHGWWPGGWMALARFIRCRPGGSHGIDPPPDTKPIVPFWQPWRYGDWKSGPRGLVETPPEP; encoded by the coding sequence ATGCGCCTGCGCCGGCGGGTCGCCTACGCCCTTCTCGCCATCTACAAGCATGGCCCCAGCCAGGCATTGCAGCTGTTCGGCGCCCGCTGCCAGCACACGCCAACCTGTAGTGAATTCGGGGCCGAATGTGTGGCCCGGCATGGCTGGTGGCCCGGCGGATGGATGGCGCTCGCCCGGTTCATCCGCTGCCGGCCGGGTGGAAGTCACGGTATTGACCCCCCGCCGGACACGAAACCTATCGTACCGTTCTGGCAGCCCTGGCGCTATGGCGACTGGAAATCGGGGCCGAGGGGCCTGGTTGAAACGCCGCCCGAGCCGTGA
- a CDS encoding divergent polysaccharide deacetylase family protein codes for MSLGVFGSLAIALGAGIHVTADPSEAGPRQTIALFGTDAGESDSAFAALPSADYEEDYVAADDAVSGAVDIAYTELDGEGMRIDITGGQGGPAVAPAVGIRINGRLVQPGQSFGEVASGTPAGAGEAGAQLTLNTAEQVSKPASKAPADIYARPFSNSGGQPVVSLVIGGLGINSTQTKLAIDALPADVTLSFAPDAKRLDYWIKTAREDGHEVLIEVPMEAFEYGRMRMHPDTLIAGGDQKANLAKLNQVLSRASGYYGVINYQGAKFGADAGSIAPIFDVLAERGLAFVDDGSVHKAFFGQVADTKGLRFARAAGPIDTRQSPQDIAAEFMELETIARQHGGAIGAGFAFPVTIEAASLWIDTLEEKGLVLAPVSFLVPDAAPVPVPMAERRELRTGSPDKAGLKTGG; via the coding sequence ATGAGCCTGGGTGTGTTTGGCAGCCTCGCAATTGCGTTGGGCGCAGGCATTCACGTCACAGCCGATCCTTCGGAAGCTGGCCCTCGTCAGACAATCGCCCTGTTCGGCACCGATGCCGGTGAAAGCGATAGCGCGTTCGCGGCCCTCCCGTCTGCTGACTATGAAGAAGATTATGTCGCCGCCGACGACGCGGTTTCGGGCGCGGTGGATATTGCCTATACCGAGCTTGATGGCGAAGGCATGCGCATCGATATTACGGGCGGGCAGGGCGGACCTGCTGTAGCGCCTGCAGTGGGCATCCGGATCAATGGCCGGCTCGTGCAACCTGGGCAGTCTTTCGGTGAAGTTGCCTCCGGTACGCCCGCAGGCGCTGGCGAAGCTGGCGCGCAGCTGACGCTCAATACCGCAGAACAGGTTTCCAAACCGGCCAGCAAGGCTCCGGCAGACATCTATGCCCGCCCATTCTCCAATTCGGGCGGTCAGCCGGTTGTCTCTCTTGTGATCGGTGGCCTCGGCATCAATTCCACCCAGACGAAACTCGCCATTGATGCGCTGCCGGCGGATGTGACCCTTTCCTTTGCGCCCGATGCCAAGCGCCTCGACTACTGGATCAAGACAGCGCGCGAAGATGGTCACGAAGTTCTGATCGAAGTGCCGATGGAGGCCTTTGAGTATGGCCGCATGCGCATGCACCCCGACACGCTGATTGCCGGCGGCGACCAGAAGGCAAATCTGGCCAAGCTCAACCAGGTGCTCAGCCGCGCCAGCGGGTATTACGGCGTCATCAACTATCAGGGCGCAAAGTTTGGCGCCGATGCCGGCTCGATCGCCCCCATCTTTGATGTACTGGCCGAACGCGGTCTCGCCTTTGTGGATGATGGCAGCGTTCACAAGGCATTCTTCGGTCAGGTGGCTGACACCAAAGGCCTCCGCTTCGCCCGCGCCGCAGGCCCGATCGACACCCGACAGTCCCCGCAGGACATTGCGGCCGAATTCATGGAACTCGAAACCATTGCGCGCCAGCATGGCGGCGCGATCGGGGCAGGGTTTGCGTTCCCCGTCACCATCGAAGCGGCCTCGCTCTGGATCGATACGCTGGAAGAGAAGGGCCTTGTGCTTGCGCCGGTCTCGTTTCTTGTGCCCGACGCAGCCCCCGTTCCGGTGCCCATGGCCGAACGCCGCGAGCTTCGCACTGGTAGCCCAGACAAGGCTGGTCTAAAAACCGGCGGGTGA
- a CDS encoding iron-sulfur cluster assembly scaffold protein, giving the protein MSELYHNRILELAAGIAHLGELQSPEGSALKVSRICGSTVQVSLNLDEAGEVVTQIAVDPKACALGQASTSILSANAIGATIGEIRSARDALSAMLKSGGPPPEGRFWELRHLEPVADYPPRHASTLLAFEAAVAAIEAALAARASV; this is encoded by the coding sequence ATGAGCGAACTTTATCACAACCGGATACTCGAGCTGGCTGCCGGCATTGCGCATCTCGGCGAGCTGCAATCCCCTGAAGGCTCTGCTCTGAAAGTGTCCCGCATTTGCGGCTCAACCGTGCAGGTTTCGCTGAACCTGGATGAGGCAGGGGAGGTTGTGACGCAAATCGCAGTCGATCCGAAGGCATGTGCCCTGGGGCAGGCATCGACGTCCATTCTTTCCGCCAACGCGATTGGCGCCACCATTGGCGAAATCCGCAGCGCGCGGGACGCGCTCAGCGCCATGCTGAAATCCGGCGGCCCGCCCCCTGAAGGCCGTTTCTGGGAGCTGCGCCATCTTGAGCCGGTTGCCGATTACCCGCCGCGCCATGCTTCGACCCTGCTGGCCTTCGAGGCGGCGGTGGCGGCCATTGAAGCGGCCCTGGCCGCGCGCGCGTCGGTCTGA
- a CDS encoding aminotransferase class IV has translation MIEQEDAHGVHDYLDDARNQDVLISVNGDLKKRGEAVVSVFDSGYLLGDGVWEGLRVMNGGVAFLPEHFKRLYAGAKTIDMDIGLGREELTGRLMDCLKANGMRDGVHIRLMVTRGIKKTPYQGPRFTIGKATIVIIPEFKMPVPSVIDQGVSLFTVHVRRTGPAEQDQKLNSHSKLNCIMACIQADKAGADEALMLDPAGFVATCNSTHFFIVRDGEVWTSPPEYCLGGITRGNIIQVCREAGIPVFEKRFSLFDVYSADEAFITGTFAGVTPVREVDGRVIEHKDGPISRRVRELYKALQARSLTPIV, from the coding sequence ATGATCGAGCAGGAAGATGCACACGGCGTGCATGATTATCTCGATGATGCCCGCAATCAGGATGTGTTGATCTCCGTAAATGGAGACCTGAAAAAGCGCGGCGAGGCCGTCGTCTCCGTGTTTGATTCCGGCTATCTGCTCGGAGATGGTGTCTGGGAGGGACTTCGGGTGATGAATGGCGGTGTTGCCTTTCTTCCCGAGCATTTCAAACGGCTTTATGCTGGCGCGAAGACCATCGACATGGACATCGGCCTCGGCCGCGAGGAATTGACCGGCCGGCTGATGGATTGCCTCAAGGCAAATGGCATGCGGGACGGCGTCCATATCCGCCTGATGGTAACCCGCGGCATCAAGAAGACGCCTTATCAGGGGCCGCGCTTCACCATCGGCAAGGCCACGATCGTCATCATTCCCGAGTTCAAGATGCCGGTGCCGTCCGTCATCGATCAGGGCGTTTCTCTGTTCACGGTGCATGTGCGCCGGACGGGGCCTGCCGAGCAGGACCAGAAGCTCAACTCCCATTCCAAGCTCAACTGCATCATGGCCTGCATCCAGGCCGACAAGGCCGGCGCGGATGAGGCCCTTATGCTCGATCCTGCGGGCTTTGTTGCCACCTGCAATTCAACCCATTTCTTCATCGTCCGCGATGGAGAGGTCTGGACGAGCCCGCCGGAATACTGCCTGGGCGGCATCACGCGTGGGAACATCATTCAGGTTTGTCGCGAGGCCGGCATCCCCGTGTTTGAGAAGCGCTTTTCGCTGTTTGACGTCTATTCCGCAGACGAAGCATTCATCACCGGCACATTTGCAGGCGTCACACCTGTGCGCGAGGTTGATGGGCGGGTGATTGAACACAAGGATGGGCCGATTTCCCGGCGCGTGCGTGAGCTTTACAAGGCGCTTCAGGCTCGCAGCCTGACGCCGATCGTCTGA
- a CDS encoding exopolysaccharide biosynthesis protein, giving the protein MNRNGTNVPVTNLRTMMRSLVLNTEGEDVTVSELLQAIGRRAHGPVFLLLGFLAVSPLTIIPGANWFIATVILVFALQIVIGFRHPWLPKGVTEFKFKRAHLVQGIAGGERYAHMVDALVKPRLTFLTEPPFIQVVALVCVLAALITYPLGLVPFGPLLPSLTVLLFGLALTARDGFVLLLAGCAFGGAVLLVMKLAPRLVALWPF; this is encoded by the coding sequence ATGAACCGCAATGGCACCAATGTCCCCGTCACCAACCTGCGTACCATGATGCGCTCGCTCGTCCTCAACACGGAAGGCGAGGACGTTACGGTCAGCGAGCTGCTGCAGGCCATTGGCCGGCGCGCCCATGGCCCGGTCTTCCTGCTTCTGGGATTTCTGGCCGTCAGCCCCCTGACGATCATTCCCGGCGCGAACTGGTTTATCGCAACCGTGATCCTGGTTTTCGCCCTGCAGATCGTGATTGGCTTTCGCCATCCCTGGCTTCCCAAAGGCGTTACGGAATTCAAGTTCAAGCGCGCGCATCTCGTTCAGGGGATCGCTGGGGGCGAGCGCTACGCGCATATGGTCGATGCGCTGGTTAAGCCCCGCCTGACATTTCTGACCGAGCCTCCGTTTATTCAGGTCGTTGCGCTTGTCTGTGTGCTGGCGGCCCTGATCACCTATCCGCTGGGGCTCGTGCCTTTCGGCCCGTTGCTGCCCAGCCTGACTGTTTTGCTGTTCGGCCTCGCGCTGACGGCGCGGGACGGCTTTGTGCTTTTGCTGGCGGGATGCGCCTTTGGCGGCGCGGTTTTGCTGGTAATGAAACTTGCCCCCCGGCTGGTGGCCCTTTGGCCCTTCTGA
- a CDS encoding RNA pyrophosphohydrolase has protein sequence MTQPKLDPQLYRANVGLAMFSKAGHVFIGRRINGRGPFQWQMPQGGVDPGEDPLTGALRELEEEIGVPAKLVDVLEETSDWLYYDFPPDLKKRMPGPYLGQRQKWFAFRFKGSDSDVRLDRHTPEFDAWRWARLDETPDLIVPFKRPVYQDVAERFAKWTDPVLPGRVPQG, from the coding sequence GTGACCCAGCCAAAACTCGACCCTCAACTGTATCGCGCCAATGTTGGCCTCGCCATGTTCTCGAAGGCGGGGCATGTTTTCATTGGCCGGCGTATCAACGGGCGCGGCCCGTTCCAGTGGCAGATGCCACAGGGCGGAGTTGATCCGGGAGAGGACCCGCTGACCGGCGCGCTGCGCGAGCTGGAAGAAGAGATCGGGGTGCCGGCCAAGCTGGTGGACGTTCTCGAAGAGACCAGCGATTGGCTCTATTACGACTTTCCGCCAGACCTGAAGAAGCGGATGCCTGGCCCCTATCTTGGCCAGCGGCAGAAATGGTTCGCTTTCCGCTTCAAGGGCTCTGACAGCGATGTGCGCCTCGACCGGCATACGCCCGAGTTTGACGCCTGGCGCTGGGCAAGGCTGGACGAGACCCCGGACCTGATCGTACCGTTCAAACGGCCCGTCTATCAGGATGTGGCCGAGCGTTTTGCCAAATGGACCGATCCGGTACTGCCGGGCCGTGTGCCGCAAGGCTGA
- the cysS gene encoding cysteine--tRNA ligase, translated as MTLRIYDTAARKKRVFEPQDAKRVTLYVCGPTVYNYAHIGNARPPVVFDVLRRVLMARYGEDAIVYARNITDIEDKIIAASVASGEPISAITQKYAAIYNADVEALNVIAPTIEPWATGHVPEMIEIIEKLIRKKYAYVGDTGVWFSVPSMPDYGRLSGRKPEDNEAGARVAVDEDKRDPSDFALWKFAKPGEPEDAIWDSPWGRGRPGWHIECSAMAAKHLGRTIDIHGGGVDLTFPHHENEIAQSECAHGEELARYWMHNGFLDMGGEKMSKSLGNVVTVHDLLKAWPGEVLRFALLTAHYRAQLDWTEDLLKQAKTTLDRIYGALRRVWEADGGEARDTGVLRALEDDLGTPDALAELARLASEANTAADLKDAVAMANGRANLLAAGKLLGLLTKTPKEWEQGADTDENSRIDAQVQARVDARVAKDWAEADRIRKALAEEGVEIMDGPAGSTWRRI; from the coding sequence ATGACCCTCCGCATTTATGACACTGCCGCGCGCAAGAAGCGCGTCTTCGAGCCCCAGGACGCGAAGCGGGTTACCCTGTATGTCTGCGGCCCGACGGTGTATAATTACGCCCACATCGGGAATGCGCGTCCACCGGTGGTGTTTGATGTGCTGCGGCGCGTTCTGATGGCCCGTTATGGTGAAGATGCGATCGTCTATGCGCGCAATATCACGGACATCGAAGACAAGATCATCGCAGCCAGCGTGGCCAGCGGCGAGCCGATTTCGGCCATCACACAGAAATATGCGGCCATTTATAACGCCGATGTAGAGGCGCTGAACGTCATCGCCCCTACCATCGAGCCTTGGGCGACGGGCCATGTGCCCGAAATGATCGAGATCATCGAAAAGCTCATCCGCAAGAAATACGCCTATGTCGGCGACACCGGCGTCTGGTTCTCTGTGCCCTCGATGCCCGATTACGGGCGTCTCTCAGGACGCAAGCCCGAGGATAATGAAGCCGGCGCGCGCGTGGCCGTGGATGAAGACAAGCGCGATCCTTCGGACTTTGCGCTGTGGAAGTTTGCCAAGCCCGGCGAGCCCGAAGACGCGATCTGGGACAGCCCCTGGGGCCGCGGCCGCCCTGGCTGGCACATCGAATGCTCGGCGATGGCAGCCAAACACCTTGGCCGCACGATCGACATTCATGGCGGCGGCGTGGACCTGACCTTCCCGCATCATGAAAACGAGATCGCTCAGTCAGAATGCGCCCATGGTGAAGAACTCGCCCGCTACTGGATGCATAACGGCTTCCTCGACATGGGCGGGGAGAAGATGTCGAAATCGCTGGGGAATGTCGTGACCGTTCACGACCTGCTGAAGGCCTGGCCGGGCGAAGTGCTGCGTTTTGCGCTGCTGACCGCCCATTACCGCGCCCAGCTCGACTGGACCGAAGACCTGCTGAAACAGGCCAAGACCACGCTCGACCGGATTTATGGCGCGCTGCGCCGGGTCTGGGAAGCAGACGGCGGCGAAGCGCGCGACACCGGCGTTCTGCGCGCGCTGGAGGATGATCTCGGCACGCCGGACGCGCTCGCTGAGCTCGCACGGCTCGCCAGTGAAGCCAATACAGCGGCTGATCTGAAAGATGCCGTTGCCATGGCGAATGGCCGGGCAAACCTTCTGGCGGCAGGGAAACTGCTTGGCCTGCTGACCAAAACACCCAAAGAATGGGAGCAGGGCGCCGATACGGACGAAAATTCCCGCATTGACGCGCAGGTGCAGGCCCGCGTCGATGCACGCGTCGCCAAGGACTGGGCCGAAGCGGACCGTATCCGCAAGGCGCTGGCAGAGGAGGGGGTCGAAATCATGGACGGTCCAGCAGGCAGCACATGGCGGCGCATCTGA
- a CDS encoding SixA phosphatase family protein — MAAHLIRRSFVFFLAASVLAACSTPVAPVSGAEDVTRIFLVRHAEKEKGPDPALSAAGVSRAQLLSERLGEEGVTEIWSTATRRTEETARPLAEALSLPVQIYDPAAMPAFAKTLTGSPGVKLVVGHSNTTDALAALIGADPGPPIDEAGEFDRLYVISLEDDLTIKSRIERYGAAAAKRDAGAP, encoded by the coding sequence ATGGCGGCGCATCTGATCCGGCGCAGTTTTGTCTTTTTTCTTGCCGCGAGCGTTCTTGCGGCCTGCAGTACACCTGTTGCCCCTGTATCCGGCGCCGAGGATGTGACCCGGATTTTCCTCGTTCGCCATGCAGAGAAGGAAAAGGGACCCGATCCCGCCTTGTCGGCCGCAGGCGTGTCCCGCGCGCAGCTTCTGTCGGAACGTCTCGGCGAGGAGGGCGTTACAGAAATATGGTCGACTGCCACGCGCCGCACCGAGGAAACCGCCCGCCCGCTGGCAGAGGCGCTGAGTCTTCCCGTTCAGATTTATGATCCTGCTGCAATGCCTGCTTTTGCAAAAACACTGACCGGTTCACCCGGCGTCAAACTGGTGGTGGGCCATTCCAACACCACAGACGCGCTCGCGGCATTGATCGGCGCCGATCCCGGCCCGCCGATTGATGAGGCGGGCGAGTTTGACCGGTTGTATGTCATTTCCCTGGAGGATGACCTGACGATCAAGTCGCGGATCGAACGCTACGGCGCAGCTGCTGCGAAGAGGGATGCCGGCGCGCCATGA
- a CDS encoding sulfotransferase family protein has product MRIAMWSGPRNLSTTMMRSFGARADTAAIDEPFYAAYLRLTGLRHPMTDEIFSAHEADPQKVIDHLTGPVPGGKTVFYQKHMVHHMVGGIPMDWLGRIEQHVLLIRHPARVVASYARKMEALSPEAMGFPQQEALWQQLSEVLGAAPVIVDADNILQDPEGVLRRLCAAIGLDWDSAMLGWPAGPRAEDGAWAPHWYDAVWRSTGFGPPPGPLPELSGEAARIAEGALATYERLLAAHV; this is encoded by the coding sequence ATGCGCATTGCCATGTGGTCGGGCCCGCGCAACCTCTCGACAACGATGATGCGGTCCTTCGGCGCGCGCGCAGACACAGCGGCCATCGACGAGCCATTCTACGCGGCCTATCTTCGGCTGACCGGGCTTCGCCATCCGATGACGGATGAAATATTCTCCGCGCATGAGGCGGATCCACAAAAGGTAATAGACCACCTCACTGGCCCGGTGCCTGGCGGCAAGACCGTCTTTTACCAGAAGCACATGGTGCATCACATGGTCGGCGGTATTCCGATGGACTGGCTGGGCCGGATTGAGCAGCACGTACTGCTCATTCGTCATCCCGCGCGCGTTGTCGCTTCTTATGCCAGGAAGATGGAGGCGCTCAGCCCGGAGGCGATGGGCTTTCCGCAACAGGAGGCGCTGTGGCAACAGCTCAGCGAAGTTCTGGGCGCTGCGCCAGTCATCGTGGACGCGGACAATATTCTGCAAGACCCCGAGGGCGTCCTGCGCCGGCTTTGCGCGGCGATTGGCCTTGACTGGGATAGCGCCATGCTCGGCTGGCCGGCGGGGCCGCGTGCCGAAGACGGCGCATGGGCGCCGCACTGGTATGATGCAGTGTGGCGCTCCACCGGGTTTGGCCCGCCGCCGGGGCCGTTGCCGGAACTTTCCGGCGAAGCAGCGCGCATTGCCGAGGGCGCGCTTGCCACATATGAGAGATTGCTGGCGGCGCACGTCTGA